The genomic stretch GTCGGGCGAGGAAGACGCATTGTTCATCGTctgcgcacccacagtggcagacgatggcgcgcccgaggcatcgggcggcctatcgtccgccccactgtgggtgccctTAGCTCAGTTGGTTAGAGCGTTGTGCTAATAACGCGAAGGTCGCAGTTTCGAATCCTGCATGGGCCATCAATATTTTTACTGATGTATTGGCAGTTGTGGACCtccactttttaaattttaacttcATTTCCTGCACTAAGTTTAGGGCCTCCTCTTTTTGAATCGCGCAGTCTATACGTATAAAACGAACTGaagaaaaaaatttatcatTCATTTAATATAAACCATATATCCTATTGTACCTCCAACAATGATCCAAAAATAAGGAAGTAAAAAATCTAGGCATGGGTAAATATTTCtgtattttcaaaataaatagttagaggTCCATGGTGTTCATTTTGTTCTTAGTGAATGTACATTACAATTATGATTTTCCCCCATAAATATGTATATAGTAATATAGAGttaatttttgttgttgttgtgcaATTCTACATCATGCATTTATTGTGCAATATTGTATTGTACGTACATTGTATTTGTATAAGATTCAAACATCACTTAAGTTTATcctaattcaattttatataatCATGTCTCTTTTATATATGAGTAATAAATCTCCCATCTTTGAAGACCTTTTAAAGGAATGATTATGAATGCccatatttaaaaaaagtaatacTCTCTTCCAATGGCGGATCCAAGAATTAAAAATGGTGGGGTCGGACGAGAAAATTAATataaggagtaatatttaaatatataaaatagtaataaaaatacattGCAAACaaaatatctctattttatattaaacGCGATAATTGACTTCTACGAGTATTCATGTTTTGAAGCTAACTTAAAGTTATTTCATTGGAAATAGCTATGAATATATCTTTTAGTCGTTGTTCGTGTTCAACATTAGTACTAGAAGAACATATGAAAGCGCCAAATCTTTATTAAAGAAATGTATCCATTAATCTaaatgaaaagtaattaaaatcaatgattaaaagtaattattatatttattaaaactagataaaaaatttagtAGTTACTACTTCTACtagtttaaaatataataaaacaagATTAAAAGATAATCaataaactactaaaaaataaaactaaaaagtaaTAAATCATGATTAAAAGATGATCAATAAACTAGAAACCGAGAAttcttatttataaataaagtttaaacacttatataaagataaaattgttaaaaagaaaagtattgactgtatttttttaattaataaaaagccCCAATCTAAGCCAAATACATAAAAAGAAGGGAAAAGCTGCGCTGCTTGAGGTCCGAGGATGAATCGTGGGGCGGAGTTCCGGATGCCGTGGGGTCGGGGGCTGTTGGGAGGATTCTTCCGGCGGTTCTCCGGGGatggcggtggggtcggccgaccccgcgcGACCTCACCTGCATCCGCCGCTGCTCTCTTCgtcctaactaagttgagtcgtagtATTACTTTTTGAGACGTCccaataaagttgagtcatttctccttttttgacaaaaaaacaaaacatccaatcactcttactttattttatctttatctctcctacttttttctctttcttattttattttactttcatatAATCTATTCAAcccaatttcttaatctccgtgccgctggcaagagcacggttgtggatgatCTAAAGCCCAAGTCAACATACCTATATACTCAACCACCACTTAATCCAAACCTTCAACACCCAAAAAAGAGAAATTTACCAATGATTTGGCCTATATACATTCCCACCATGGAGAACTTCCCCTCGCGGCGGAGGAAACCGGCATACGGTGGCGCTGCACGTGTCAGGTAAAAAAACCTCCAATAAAGACAGATTAAATTAGGTCATATATAAAATGCGAATTCAAAGAGAAGCTTGTTCAAGAATATTGATATTGGTTCTCTGCCTCTTCGCACTCCCTGAACCGGATTGATCACTAGTTTTGTCCATCACTGCTCTAAGCGCTTCTTGGATGGAGCTCACGGAGTGCTGCTGCTGCTCAGATTCATCATCTCCGGTTAAGAAGAGCACATTCTTAACCATTCCACCGAGCGTGGTGATCTCCGCTTTGAGCGTTCGCAGGCGGAGGGCTTTCAACGTCTTGATAAGATCCGGCAACAGATCAGACCGATCCTCGCAGCATATGGACGCTTTGATCACCGCTCTACCCTCGTCGTCCGCCTCGTTATCCACCTTCACCTCGTCTGTCTCGGTAGGGACCGGACTCGTCTCCGCGATGAGGGAGGTTTGCCGCTTCAGCTCCTTCACGTGCTGGATCACTTCTGCCAGCAATGAGGCTTTGTCTGTCTACAAATATGAACACGCGCCACAAACTTACATACAATGCTTTGTTCATTGAATTTGAAAGAGCCTACTGCACAAAAGGGAtgcattttcataaaataatcaTGAAAAGGGAGTTTTTAATGGTAATATAATGGGGGGATTTGAAACCAAGAGTGCTTAATAATAGACTGACAAGAATGCTTCTTTGTCTGGCTTTTTTAGAGTGTTTTATTCTTTTTGGGATTATCTCTCATACTTGAATTTTTTCGACTGCGAATCCGGCAAGGATTTTCCATGGAAGCTTTTCGCCTGCTTCTGGTTTCTCTTTAACATATCAAACTTACCGATATTTACGCTTGTTCACAAATATTGAAAAATCAATCAAACAAATTTTAGAGGCTTTTCAATGTATACAAAAATTGAGGCGCCTTTGTGACTCACTCCCACCTAAAATACCACTCATGCTGAAATCAATCTTGATAACTCTAGGTTatataattgaaatattttaaatatttaataagttaaataaaaatgaaatattagtGATGCTTACTTTGGTGGTGCTAGGGAGCAAGCTCCGAAGCTTAGCAAGATGGttgtttattctctctcttcttcttctctcagcCTCGCTGTGGCACTTGGACGCTGCTAGGGCTTTCGCATCCATGATTTCCTGCTCTGTCATCTTCTGGAGCTCGGCGTGGAGGTTGAAAGggacgccgccgccgccgggaTGCACCACCTGGCTGAACGACTCCGTGAGGAACCTCAGGTGGTGGTCACCGTCGTATCCGTACTGCAGTCCCCGGCCGAAGAGGCCGCTGCCGGCGGCCTGCGGTGGGAGGAGGAAGGGGTCGTGGACCGGGTTGAGGGTCCACGGTAGGATCTGTGAGACGTCGGCAGCTCCATTTAGACCGTAGAAGTATGCATCTGTGTTAGTGTTGTTCTGGTGCTGCATATTTGGAGGGCTAGTGTTGAGATTTTGATCCTGAATTTGGAAACCCTCAATGTTGTCAGTTAAGATATGGATGTTTTCTTCATTctctttgttgttgttgttgtcacACATAATATATGTatctatgtgtgtgtgtgtgtgtgattggTGTTGAAATTTGAGAGAATTAAAATCCCACTTGAAGAGATATGTAAAGAGGTATGAAATCAAGATAACTTTAGGGTTGTTTGATAATCAAACCATCTTTCTTTCACATAAAGATGAAAAGAgagaacatatatatatatgataaaCAACTTGGATTTTACTTCTTGATGTAGAAAAGGAAACAAGATAGGAAAAAGGAGGGATGGAAGAAAAACAGACCTCTCTTTGATGGAGTTTTGGACTTTTCTTTGAAAATCTTCTCCTCTATGGCACCAGCCTTTGTATATATGGGGTGTGGTTTCTGAAGAAAGTTGATGAGTGAAGAGTCACCCTTTTATAATACTCCTTTCATAAAAATAACCTTTCAATTTTTGGTTGTGCTTTCTTTTGGTCTCTCTCACTCTAGCTATCCCCACCACCTTCCCACTCTCCTAAGTTATATAGAGAGAGGGGATGAAAATGGCGATAATCTTGTTTCCTTTCCAATTACGGcactctcttttctctctcttaccaCATATCCACTTCTGTAGCTATCACACCAGAGAACATTATTTAGGTGTATAGGGACACTCACACACAATACTTTAACATGGAATGTAAGTTAATTACACCCTCCTGCGGCACAAACAAACTAGAATTTttatgagagagagatagaaacaCCTGTCTGTGACCTTCCAAAGACAAATGAAGCCTAATTAGTGTGTGAATGTGATTGATGATagtaattaaaacaaaaaaaaggtaCTATTATAGCATTAATTATAAAAGTATCCCACGTTCTTCAATATACTAATGCCCTTTCTCTATACTATTTCCACGCCAAGCCTTTCTGCTTCCCTAGGCCCCATGCAATCATTGTGTCTTGGAACACACTCACCCACCCACCCTCGTCTCCAGGTTCTCTTTATTCTTGCATACAGCTTCTGTCTCTATAGGTTTAGCCTACCTCGGTTTCAGTTGCATGTATTCATGACATTTACTATTTGATGCTTACTGTCCCTTTTCGGATTATAAATTTCTTGCAGACCAAACTGCATTTAGTagtgtaagagcatccgcagctgTTGAAGGACGGCgttcgtccgtccgtgccggCGGCAAGGCACGCCCCTGTCCGTCGCTGCGCTCTTGCGGCTGGCACGGCTCTGCTCGATACATAGAGCACGTTCGTGCCgttgagcagggcgacgtgaccCGTTTCTATTGGCAGttgacattttctttttcttttaaaaagatcataaataatatcaaaaaaaaaaatcggattcccaaaaatatacagattttattaccatttttttgaatttttttaaaatttttttaaaaaataatcccaaaatcatctataaatacacacattcatcatccatttaggcgaaattcggccaTGAGTAGtggggttttttttaattttaggaatttaattatgtaattttgtaatttttaggattttaatcatgtacttttaaatttttaggattttaattatgtaatttttaatttttttgtaatttgcaATAGTATTccagatatttttaatgcattttaattttgtgaaaatatttttatttaaattgaataatagaatggtgggacccttgagcttatccttgcggaagagcacagatgtgggtgttgtgctcttgcctaagcacaaggagtaaaagtgggtccgggcccacatccgtgctcgttgacaagagcacggatggggatgctctaagaaagaaaataaagaaattatatGCATAATGCATCTCATTTTTGTCGATACATAAACAGAGGTGTAGCGGAATAAAGGGTACTGAGGGCGTCATTAACCCCGGCCCGgtttcaggccccaagtccccttcACGTTATCATTCCCCCAAATTTGAgtcccaggccccaactgctctaaccctgcaggccacaacccgggccgcaactaataattgacactattcacaacttcaacctatttgactcgtaaatgcaatacgttgaacaattcaaaccgggaaaataaattgttcattcaaaaaaagaaattacaaatcctagaaaaaaatacaaatgcaaaaaaactaaaaattataacataaaaaatacaaaaaaactaaaaattataacataaaaaatgcaaaaaaaaccaaaaattataacataaaaaaatacaaaaaaaaaattaaaaatgagaaaattggATCTGCcgcccctcttcttcctcttcccctccctcttcttcctcttcccctccctcttcttcctcttccaatttttggcaaaaattgcAGCTTCGTCACGGCCCCGAACCATCCAACGCGAGCTCGGGCCGGACCCCGAGACCGTCCCCAGGCCGCAACTGCGGCCCCggatttttggcaaaaattgcAGCTCCGTCACGGCCCCAAACCATCCAACGCGAGCCCGGGCCGGACCCCGGGACCGGCACAGGCCGCAAATCCTCCCCGTCCAACGCGCGTCTCGGGCCGGGACTCGTAATTTGCGGCTTGGCCCCTTGCGTTAATGATGCTATGATGATATTTGAGTAAGCTTTATTGGGAAGTTTGAATAATGATGAATATAGTAAAATGGCATTTGTTAGGAAACAGTATAGTTAAATGCAGCTTGTCCTTGTCTGGTTATGCTGTGTTATGATTTGGATTTTGAACACTAGGTTGCTTCTCAACTTTAAGGAATTAATGTAGCTGTCCCTTTTCTGGTTTTtattaatactcctattattttatgtgtatgTAATGTaagtttatatatattatattaatattggttattaatttaattgagaTTTGGATGTTTGTTACTAAGTAAAGaggccattagcaatggggcgtcctaaggcgcgccctatatgttattaatttaaatgttatattattgttttgttaattaatgtaCTGCGTGTTGTCGTCGAACGATCGATATTCATccggttctgtacccggccaacgagcctccccaaacatcggactcttgggacttgaatccatttcgtagtaataataaaaattcgagtttcgagagtgaaatcgtgaaatgaaacgttagaaatgaaggtggggtaggggtatttatacaaaaaatcgAAAACGTGTGCCATcatccgcgaccatcgtccgccgatccagcaatggggcgcccgatggcgcggacgatggcctatcgtccgccgatcccacAATGGCGCAGACGATGGACCATAGTCCGCGacatagggcgcgccctatggatTGGCCGCTGACGAAGGGGACAGACGATGgggggcacccacaatgggagCATCGTCcacgcccgaggacgatggacgccatagggcgtgccatcgggcgccccattgcgggtgccctGAGATAATTTGAAAGCAACCTAAGTTTTtcaaatttagggttttctAAAATATAGTATAGTTTTTGTTGTCCCATAAAGAGAAGGATAATGCTACGCGGCCATaatatggctggccataaaatgacattttagtaaatttagatagTATGACTATTAATGTTTCAAATAAGTCATTTATTGCTCAaataattttacattattacCCTTCTATTTAattctagtttttttatttcatttctctaATCCAACTTTTACACTTTTATACGTATTTCTTTTATTagattcattcattttttaattttctgttttcaattatttatttttacactattttttaatttaagattAAGCTTTTGTccttttaaaaatgttttcctATTATACCAAGTTGGAATCAATATTAACTAAGCTATGACACGGTTAGATTGTGtacaatattttattatgttatattGTAAAAACgattaattatactaaaaatatagtgtattataatataattataatagcaattaatattattattgttaataTAGATTAGAATATGTTAGAATTTTTTCAGTTTAaatgaaattgataaaatatttaccTACCACACCATtctttattcaaaataatgtaAAACGCATAATATCAAcatggaaattttttttaagaaactTTTTACCGTATTTTGAATTACTACTTTGTTCTTGGGCATACATGGATGAGGGTACTAGTTACTTTGCCTatagtgcatatttttttttatcatgaagTTGTTGTAATTGTATAGTTTTCCATAAATTGCAATTGCAGTCAGCCCTCTTAATCTTCAATTGGTGGCAACTGAATATTATACTAGATTCAATTGATAAAAAAGTTcagtaatttaatttaaatagaaGAGATTATGCAGAATTTTACTTCTatttaaaataaagtaattatgaaatttaaataaaaacattaaatggaatgaaatataaAGTTTAGTACTCCTTAAGAAATAAATTGATTTAGGAACTAATTTGATACATGCTCTGTAGTTTAGTGGCCGTTTATAATATTAACCCatgattattaatataaataagtatATTGATCAAAGctcaattttacttatttttaaatatacaaacatttagagtattttaagtaaatatgaaaaataaaagtattaccACGTtggtattataaatataagaaagaattaaattaattatcatgtaaccttaataaatattgaatgaTCCAATTGAATAAATTCTAGTCTCTTCatatttatactccctccgtccctagaaatttgtcacctattttctttttcgtccgaccctaaaaatttgtcacatttcacttttaccatttttggtagtagaccctacattccattaacacattcacactcacattttattataaaactaatatataaaagtaggacccacatgccatcaactttttcaacccactttctattacatttattaaaacccgtgccgggtcaaatggtgacgaattttgggggacggagggagtatttcataaCTAAGGGTACAATTGtacaaataaaattgatactttTTAGAAGCATTGATTTcaacaaaataacattaaacacactatcatttattaattttttatttttatggctggccataatgtggccattTAGCACTACTCTAAAGAGAAAGGGCAGTTACTTgagttttatttaaaaataattactacattaattgttaaatttaattttattatttccatCAAAGTCGCAAACCAAACTAGAGGGATCTGCATTctaggaaaagaaaaaggaacaaTAGACAAGATCATTAAAAACAAAGATGCTACTACTAAAACAAGAAAAAGTGTTTCACCATTGTTAGGAGTCATGACCAACAATGTCTGAGTAATTACACAGCTAATAAGCAGGCTTTGTAGCTGACAAAAACAAAAGTCGAACAAAATATCATTAAGCCTACTAAactttcattctctctctctctcttagcaccattatttaattcactgttcCTATCTGTCTCCCTCCTCTCTCATCCTTATTTGGGAGAGTGAACGTGAGAGAGATTTTCGGCTTTGCATCCAGACCACACCAAATATATCTAGCCATATGCTTTTTTTATACCAAAATTAATTTGTCGTTTCCAAATTAATTGGTgaattaatttgttaattttacATTTCACTTAATCTAGATTAATCATTTCGAATGTCAGAAGTCCTACAAAGTAGACAATGGTTATAGAAGACAAACCCTAGCTAGTTCTGGAAAATGGTCACACGCATGGCTGCTTTGGTCCCATTT from Salvia splendens isolate huo1 chromosome 4, SspV2, whole genome shotgun sequence encodes the following:
- the LOC121801231 gene encoding transcription factor bHLH30-like isoform X2, whose translation is MQHQNNTNTDAYFYGLNGAADVSQILPWTLNPVHDPFLLPPQAAGSGLFGRGLQYGYDGDHHLRFLTESFSQVVHPGGGGVPFNLHAELQKMTEQEIMDAKALAASKCHSEAERRRRERINNHLAKLRSLLPSTTKTDKASLLAEVIQHVKELKRQTSLIAETSPVPTETDEVKVDNEADDEGRAVIKASICCEDRSDLLPDLIKTLKALRLRTLKAEITTLGGMVKNVLFLTGDDESEQQQHSVSSIQEALRAVMDKTSDQSGSGSAKRQRTNINILEQASL
- the LOC121801231 gene encoding transcription factor bHLH30-like isoform X1 produces the protein MCDNNNNKENEENIHILTDNIEGFQIQDQNLNTSPPNMQHQNNTNTDAYFYGLNGAADVSQILPWTLNPVHDPFLLPPQAAGSGLFGRGLQYGYDGDHHLRFLTESFSQVVHPGGGGVPFNLHAELQKMTEQEIMDAKALAASKCHSEAERRRRERINNHLAKLRSLLPSTTKTDKASLLAEVIQHVKELKRQTSLIAETSPVPTETDEVKVDNEADDEGRAVIKASICCEDRSDLLPDLIKTLKALRLRTLKAEITTLGGMVKNVLFLTGDDESEQQQHSVSSIQEALRAVMDKTSDQSGSGSAKRQRTNINILEQASL